The sequence gattacgcacgggataacggcgacattccaaactaatttcaaaatgaacagtaaaaagttatcacaacatggcgagtgtagcttcaacgtctgttctctgtgagtatatgttaaagatattttagttaccagatagaGATTGTcgccacagagaaacagacgtctcactcagcacatgttccatcgttcacctttttaacggttaatttaattttatgtaggtggtcaatcggtcaccgatggcgcttccatcgattttgcttgtgtttgacgtttgcgcactaccgccatctggttgccgcttgaccacacacagtgattttagcattgggggataatgttttcgtgacgatgattttgattgcattttgttctaagtgagacgtctgtttctttgtgttgtcgctgtcgtcgctgtccggaacatcttttgctggcgaggataggggagctaaatgtcaaagaaggaaaatccatacgatttgacagcttggtacccaacatgttccggacagcagaacaaaggaaaccgaagcgacaatctttatctagtaactaaaatatcttttgtttatacgcctataagccattttatgaaaagctcaaatgacaggagacctaaaactaatatttacattttacaagcagtgattcaaatcgttcggggctatcagtttgaatatgaatctgaaaccataatcacagagaaacagacgtctcactcaacacttgttccatcgttcacctttttaacggtgaattcaaatttttgtaggtggtcaattggccaccgatggcgcttccatcggatTTGCTTGTggttgacgtttgcacactaccgccatctggttgccgtttGGCCACACACACTGCATTTAGCACTGGGCGATAATgcttccgtgacgatgattttgattgcatattgttctaagtgagacgtctgtttctctgtgccataatattcccagcagctgttctagtttcattttttataccagtcaactgtcaaaaaaacaaaactggTATATCGCtccattttattttctacaGATTTGAACCACAAATGAATCACGagaatcaaatatttttcaatttttttggtgtATAAACgtgtcattttatctacggatcaatccgcTTTGCAGTTactttcttggcagcaacataatgatataattaaattgaaaatttgaaaaacatgaatagaacactgctgcggaaaccagcgagtttgttctacatattttgctccagattcaaactagaatagtggtcgaaaatttgaaatgaaactaaatcactcctgatttcactctaagttttaataagccattttacgagacagattcgatcagctgatcgaaattttgagtggacggctcggtctttgttttggtcgttttggtaaatttgcatgcaaaccatcATCTCTAGCGCGAGATCTGTTAGTTCACCTAGTCACAACCAGAGCTTCGCAGCTCAACCAtattgtatttaattctacctCTGACTACCAGGTAGACCTGTTGTATTCCACATTCCGCATGTTCCTCTGGCACAGCTCTATGAACTTTAAAACTGTCAGTCAGGTTGATGTCTTTCGAAAGCAAAAGTTGATCGTCATCTGCAAAAATAGCACGCTCTTCTAGTTAGCTGCGTGAAAAAGTTCCAAACATCGTAAAATCAATCTTCAAATCGTACCAAAGTGCTGGTAATTTGTAGCCGGTAGTACGTTTTACTCGAGGTAAGTGGAAAATGTCTCCTACGGATGAATGCTTGCTGGAAAACTGATGAAGAAAAGATTTGCCTTCGTGGATACTTCGACGCAGTTAGTGAAAGGCGGTGCTACGCCCCGAcagccattttgaaatttcggTAGTGCAAAATCAATATTCGAGTCCGAGTGTTTATTCTCCTTCGTTTGACTATCTCATGATTATTTGTTCAGTTTGTTCATGTAGAAAATAATAGGTAcctattaaaatattttatagTCAGGAATAAAAATCAATAATTGCTGATATAATAATCCGCATTCCACAAATGACGTAGTTGCAAATTGAATTAACATATTGAATGTTTAGTTCCATCCGGTAACGAATGGATTTTGTACTGTTTGCTTTAAATTCAATACATAAACTAGCACTATCTGCTTTCCtgtgaaataaaattttagtatgattaaataaactaaCCCAACATCTGACGTTTTGTTTTAGCAATCCAAACAACATTTTATAGCAATGGCACGCTATCGCGAGTGGGACCTCCAGTGCAAGGTCTACGTCGGTAATCTGGGATCGTCCGCCTCGAAGCACGAGATCGAAAGCGCCTTCGGAAAGTACGGCCCACTGAGGAACGTCTGGGTGGCTCGCAACCCGCCAGGTTTCGCGTTCGTCGAATTCGAGGACAAACGGGACGCCGAAGATGCAGTTCGATCGCTAGACGGAACGTAAGTTACTCCGCAGAATGGGAGGGGGGAAATACGTGGTGGATCGTAATAATAATGAGATGTTTTATGCTGCTCGATAGGAGATGTTGTGGAACCCGAATCCGAGTGGAGATGTCCTCTGGCCGAACCCGCCGCGATGACCGCAGACGGCCGCCCCGCCGTTCGTACAGGTAAGCTCGCTCGTTTTCAAATGCAATAGTCGCCGTTCTctgtttaaaaaacaaaaaatagaacACTCGTGATTGATTACTTTTGCTCTCCTACCTACGTACTCGACAATTTTACACCTGTTGACCGTTTGTGTATAGCCTTTTTCGCATTAAAAATAGAACAATATTTTTATCTACCGATGGAAGAAATTTGCAGCCGATTTGCAAATTTCTGACATTTCTATGACGTATACTTAAAGACgggatgaattttgacaaaatatatttgttttatGCTATAAAAATTTGAAACAGTACGATCTTCCATTCATTAAAATTATAATCGTAAAAACTTTTGAGAAAAGTTCAATTATACTCACTGTGCGATGGACTaattttctataatatttttttaatttaaacccTGCCTTCCCAAATATACgcatttttgtaaatttttgatTATACAGGCTGATAAAAAAGAAGattaattgaatttgtttgGCGCTCAATTTtataatcttattattaataGTGGAAAATCGTACTGCATGACTGCACGAAACATTAATTGCATGATCATATTCTCATTCATCTATTATACTCCATTTCCACGGACTGTTCTATACCTTTGACAAGTTCTTAGATTTATTGTCTGtcatttattcctttatttcgACCTCCTAAATTTTAATCAAAGTTGTAAAAAATGCCAATATTTTTAACCTTCGGTGATCAACCAAATTTCAGGGCAAGCTCTTCTATGAAAATCTGCGTCAGCAACTTTCGCCACAGAACTTCATCTAATCAACCTTCTACTAGTAGTTCGCCCGTACTGACTAGCGAATGCATCAAATCCACCACCAAAACCACCACCACCACAGCCATCACCACAACCAACCAAatcaccaccaccatcaccgCCAAAGAAACCTCTTCAACCTCTTCGATCTCTTCTAGACTTGTTCGCTTTCTCGCCGTGCAAGCTCTTCAAGTAGTCTCCCATCTACTGCCAAAAGTGCAACCGCCTCAACCGTCACCACAAACATCACTTCTTCTACCGCCACAACTACTGCAATCGCCAACGTCAGCACTTCAACAACTGCTGCATCGTTCGACGAcatcgctgctgctgctgccgctgaAAACAAGCTTCTCAACTTGCTCTCAACCGCAGCAACAACAACCACAACGacgaaatttattgaaatttattcTTCCGACCTGAGGGAAAGCGGACATCCCTTTCAACCGGGCGGAACCTAATTTTGCTTGGGCCACACTACAAGCAACACTTCACTGATCGGTGAGCACACGCCTTTGAACGGTGTGCTGAAAGCAAACTCGATCCTTCGATGGACACCTTCGCGCGGTTGTGCGACCAATCAACGATCTTCCCCACCTCCGAAGGCGAGCTCCGACGATCTTCCGGGTTTCTTCTCCCAACTGTCAACCGCACGTCTTTCTTCATCCACCACGACCGTCCGAAACCGAGCGCTACCAACTCTACGGCTACTCATCTCATCAGTCTTCCGAATTGCTCTTCCTACTACTCTACGACACCATCGTGACAGCCCTTCTACTACTACTACCACCatcaccacaaaaaaaaacaccaacCACCAGCCACCTATAATACTACCGCTTCTAGTATCGAAATGTGTAGTGCGCCAAAGCAAATCGCTATCTGCAATCGACCACGCGCCCTTCTAACTCCGCGTAACCATCCGTAAAGcgcataaacaaaaaaaaaccagcGCTGTAGATAGTCACCAGCACGTCCAATTTGTGGTCGTCATCCGTCGTCGTCTTCAAATCCTGGTCATCATGGTCTACACCaccaaatcaaccaagcaaccaacatcCTAGCTTTTTCGAAAAGAGAGAGAGTTTCGCCACAGGCCGTGTCCACCACAACACACAAAACCAAACTGTATTATGCCTGCGACCCACACACTCGTCCCTTGGAAAAGGTAGGATGAATTGTAAATTCCTgtatttttcttatttatttattttttgttcatttctTTCATGTGACCGATTGCGATTTTCTTTTATAGCAGTTTACAAGCgttgttttgctctttatttgttaattgttttcatttattttttgttaattaGAAGTAGTTTAGAAATGATGACCGATGGCGTATTTCTTTACGCAATGTTTGTAGTTCGTTCCAATTTCTCTCCGATTCTAACAATCATCTGGTCATTATCTAATACCCAAATAGAAAACTCGGGCTGGTAACTTGATTTGGCAATCTTTGAGGGAAATCAAATGTTTAGAATTGTTTCTTTTTGTGATACCAAAACTTTGGTATTTCATGCAATGGATTATCTTCTTGAATTATTTTTCAGTAGTTTCGTGGTATCACAAACAAACCAATACTTCTAATTCGACCAATATCAGCGCAGTGTCTCTCCATTTCTGACAACACTTCTGTTAGTTGctttgaataatagaaataCCTACGCGTGAAATCAACAAATTGTTGTCCAAAACGGAAATGGCAATTCATTTGTTTGGGTTTGTTTAAAAACCGACTACATATATCCCCTATTTTTGTTTACGGACAACTAAAAGTGTTTTTGAACGTAAACATGAATACGGGCATTAAATTAGCTGAAATTatattaatcgaaataatccaTTATTACTTAATCTTTTTCCATAGTTTCTCGCTATACTTTTTGAGCGACCACCAGCCTTGAATggttaatttaaattttcaactcaATCTGTTCATCATCCAGTAGCATTTCTTGTATTTTACTCCACCCAAATCACATAAAGTCGCCTTCCAACGGTTCGCCTTTTCATCTTTCGTCAATTGTGTTACTGCCGTTAAGATTATTGACTGCATCTACAGCTATTTGTGTGACGCAATTAAACGATCGATGAGCCTCGATCGCAATATCAGCCCAGCTTTAACCAATCTGCATCCATCTCTCATCATCCCATCAAAATCGACGACACATCACACATCTATCTACAACAACACACATCTCTACCCCAACGAGACTCTTCTTCCGCCCGACAACCACCGAAAGCTGAACTACAGCAGCGCTCGTGCATCGACACCATTGTCCCGTTCTTCTGCCCGTCAGCTCACCTACAGAATCGTTTCGACGCTCATGATGCCGCTCGTCAGCATTCGCCAACTTTTACCAACTTCTACAAATCTGCTAGCACTTTTCTTCCTGTACCAACTCGTGCGACGGGAGCCAATCCACCATAAACACGCGAGATCACCTTGCTCTTACCGCCCACTTGCCCGGAAGCGATTTCCAACATCTTCTGGACCAACATCAGGCTAGCACTGAACAATGACTTCCGCGAACGCCGCCTCCGAAAGCTATGATCAGACCCCCACCCGCCAAGGAAGTCCTCGTTCGGTATCGTCGAATGGTTCCACCGCTTCCCAGTTCCCCGACAACTTCTCAGCCATGTTGGCCAGCATCGTTTGCCGCGCAACCACCATCTCCAATCGACTCCAAATCCGCTTACTACATGTGCTGTACGTTCTGCTCttcttttcaaccaaatctaCAGATCCCGTTCGCCGCGCCGTTCCCGATCACGCTCCCGCAGCATGAGCCGTGAACGCGACCGTGACCGTCGAAGCCGCAGCGGATCCCGCGATCGTCGCTAGTGGGCCGGTTTGGCGCAGCGCATTAACAGATGATGAGGACGACTTTCCGCCAGACATGAAGTAATTATATTTGAGTAACTTTTAACAAACACTTGCAATAGAAAACAACAACAGTGACGAAGATGATGAAATAAAGttcaaataatattaaattaaaacaaaaatggtAGAATCACCAACACTCGGAAGCTTTCGGATTCAGGAATGAAGTCGGTCATCATTCTTTGTATAATTGTATGCAAACACATTTAATAGTtttaaggtcgaaatacatagGTAATGTATGTATGAACACACCAACCCCTACTTTCGAGTTTAGTGTCGTTAGAGATAGAACACAGGCAGACAGGGATTCACTCATGCTTGGCAAGGTCTTCAGAGCAGGAATTTGAATTCGTAACTCAGAAAGGATGAAATGTAAGACAAGATAGCCCTAGAAGCAAGAATTTAGCCGGAGTTCAGGACGGAGGAGACACAAATTTTAGATTTGGAATTCTCTCACGCGGTAGGAAAGGAGACGAGTAATCCTTTTGATTAGGACAACGTAAATGTATTTTTAGTTTTTGCAAGTTACATATTATCTAAATATAAAGTGAGATACAATACAATAACGTGTACTCGAAgacgaacttttttttatcacaaCGAAAGAAATATCCATCATGGTTTCCCCTTTACGAACGATGTTTAGGATGTTGCTCAAAGAGTGTCATTTGGCTGTATTTCATCGTCCGTATTGTTGTAGGTCGTCTCCATGACGAGGCGATCGTTGGCCCGAGCTGCGTTGTTGATATCATCCATGTCTTCATCATCTTCATCGGAGTTATCCGAATCGTCACTTTCGTCGTTTGCTGTAAATAGGTAATTAAGGAAATTATAAGTCTTAAACAACATGAATAGTTGTGCGCAAAATTTagacaagctcggtttccatacaaaatggccatgtAGATATCTTGATTTTTGGCGATTAGATTGGGCTGGTTTTTTGTCAGCAggcctaaaatgacttgaatttttattcaatgaatGTTACATTCATGCATATATTCTGCTTATAcgcatttccgttggaaataatTCTGTTGGAAATAGATCTATTGTATGGAGCCCCATAAAAAAGTGAAAGATTCGGAGCTCAAAATCAATAGAGATGTATACTGccatcatacgcatatttgtcccatgtttgctgggattccctatatacatgggatagttatgcgtataacggcaatATAGAATTCACTCAAAGATCGAATGTTCAAGTTGAAAACATGTGCCTAGTAAAATCATAGCCACATCGAATAGCTAcgaatgtgaccagcaagcgtcctgcgaaacacATGTagcctatctggattgcgtcactggATTGAAAGTGGATtctccaaaagtgcatttcgcatagatcTTGGCCCAAAAAAAACTTGGAAAATGTTCgtaaggctgtatgaattgtaataaatttgtaaaacgaagttgaagTTGTACTCATTTGTACACTACAgcagcgtcccgcgaaacgtgGGACGTCTGGTTACATTATACTAAGGTAGAGTTTTCCGCTTATATACCCGAACATTCTAATTCATGCATCATAGATTAATGTTTTAAAATTTATCAACccttaaacaaaacaaaaattaccgTCTTCATCTTCTGAGTCCATGTTATCGGTATGTTCGTTGACGTTTTTCCCGATCGGTACCAAATCTGCACCTATCTGCTGAATTCGATTTATCTAAAAAAGAGGAAGTGATATATGGAACCCAGTTAGGAAAGTCGCGAAATTCTGTACAGTTCAATAAAATATCCATATAAATATGTATGTACTGGATCACATCCGATTCCTCGCAGAAGAACGTACCCAATCCTGATTCTCCGTTTCCATTGCATTCACTTCGGCGTCTTCGTCGCAGCATTCGTCCACCGCAAACCACAAACTGTTGGCGACGGCTGGCCTTAGCGTCGGGAAGAACGGAAGCATTCGGAATTATTTACAGTTAAAGCGGAccacaaataaatcaaaatctCTTCCGTAAACCGTCGGAAAATCTCGCCCGACTCGAGAATTCGAAATCgatgataataaaataaacaaatcgcATTTGACATTTGCGACCAATTTGACATAACAATGATTGACAGCATACGAGGTTACCAGCTTGCGCATGCAGCGGACACAGGGATGCCAGATCCAATTTTTAAAAGTCTGTatcaatctcagcaaaatgtctgtatttgtctgtatggaTTGGGTACAGGTACAGGTAcagttcgctaattggggtttttctagttggggcgctttttagttgggggttcgctaattggggcgaaacccaattaaaaagcagctaaacgtcagaatgtgatgtcaaaaacgtgttgacgttttgtttccgtgtttggcgggatcgatattttctggcgcgtaaaattttcttttgttcaatgcaaaaagtaaacaacattgacgcttgtcaaaccgccccaattagcgaacggcattcgctagttggggtgaggtcgtgccccaattagcgaacgatcactgtacaggaattggaaaattgttaaaaaatcatGCGCTTTTGAC comes from Armigeres subalbatus isolate Guangzhou_Male chromosome 2, GZ_Asu_2, whole genome shotgun sequence and encodes:
- the LOC134208688 gene encoding polyadenylate-binding protein 3-like isoform X1; the protein is MARYREWDLQCKVYVGNLGSSASKHEIESAFGKYGPLRNVWVARNPPGFAFVEFEDKRDAEDAVRSLDGTRCCGTRIRVEMSSGRTRRDDRRRPPRRSYRLVRFLAVQALQVVSHLLPKVQPPQPSPQTSLLLPPQLLQSPTSALQQLLHRSTTSLLLLPLKTSFSTCSQPQQQQPQRRNLLKFILPT
- the LOC134208688 gene encoding RNA-binding protein 1-like isoform X2, which encodes MARYREWDLQCKVYVGNLGSSASKHEIESAFGKYGPLRNVWVARNPPGFAFVEFEDKRDAEDAVRSLDGTRCCGTRIRVEMSSGRTRRDDRRRPPRRSYRSRSPRRSRSRSRSMSRERDRDRRSRSGSRDRR
- the LOC134208689 gene encoding anaphase-promoting complex subunit 15 gives rise to the protein MLPFFPTLRPAVANSLWFAVDECCDEDAEVNAMETENQDWINRIQQIGADLVPIGKNVNEHTDNMDSEDEDANDESDDSDNSDEDDEDMDDINNAARANDRLVMETTYNNTDDEIQPNDTL